The Priestia megaterium NBRC 15308 = ATCC 14581 region AGCAAATGTAGCCCCTTCGACGGTATCTCGCGTCATTGCAGACAGCTCAAGAATTAGTGAAAAAACAAAACAGCGCGTGCGATCGGCTATGAAAGAACTTGGTTATCACCCAAATATTATTGCGCGAAGTCTAGCAAATCAAACGACAGAGGCAGTCGGCCTAGTGATGCCGAGCTCAGCAGACAAGGTGTTTCAGAATCCATTCTTTCCCGAAGTGCTAAGAGGAATCAGCACCGGAGCTCACGAAAACAAAAGAGCGATTTATATGTCCACTGGAGAAACGGAAGAAGAGATTTTTGCAGAAGTTGTTCAAATGGTACAGGGAAGACGAGTGGATGGATTAATTTTGCTGTACTCCAAAGTTGATGATCAAGTACTTTCTTATTTGCAAGAACAGAGCGTGCCGTTTGTAGTTATTGGAAAGCCGTTTAAACATAGTGAAAGCATCACGTTTGTTGATAATGATAATTTTAAAGCTGGAAAAGAAGCGACGGAATATTTAATTGAATCTGGACATGAACGTATTGCTTTCATTGGCGGAAGTCTTGAATTAGTCGTTACCATTGACCGTTTAACAGGCTATGATAAAGCGATTCAAAAAGCAAACATTCCTTACCGGGACGAGTATGTAATTCATGAAGAATTTCTACAGAAGGGAGGAAAAGAAGCTGTTTGCGAACTTTTATCTCTAAAAGAACGTCCAACGGCTTTGGTAGTAGCAGACGATCTAATGGCATTAGGCGTTTTAAATACATTGGATGAAATGGGGATTTCGGTTCCTGAAGACATTTCGATTGTCAGTTTTAATAATGTTCTGATCGCCGAAATGGCTAGACCTGCTCTCACATCTATTGATATTAATATTTTTGAACTTGGTTATCAGGCTGTACGCTGCTTGATTAAGCAGATTGAAACGCCATATGCTGTTGCAGAACAAGTGCGCGTTCCTCACAAAATGATTAAAAGGCAATCCTGTAAAACCATTCAAATGACGAAGAGATAACTTTATAAACGAATAGAAAGAGGCTGGAACAAAAGTATTGTAGTTGAAGGAAGATCCGAACGAGTTTGATTCTTGATGGAGAATCAAACTCGTTCGGATTTTTTCGTTTGTAGGGTAAACGTAGGTAGCTGCTTCTTAGCTGTTGATTTAGGTATGTCTTAATATATTCTTATGCAAAATATATTGGCGTTTGAAGTGCAAAAAAAATAAACACCTGCAAATTATTTTTCCCTTTATCAAAAAGAAAGAATGATACAAGTGGTGAAAACCTTGATGACAAATAGGCCGTAAAGTTTTATTAAAAGTTGGCACGCTATTTGCATAACTATAAAGTAAACAAAGATTTGCATACTAGGAGGTATATATCATGGTAGTTTCTTATTCTCATGAACCATTTACAAATTTTAAGGACGAAAACAATAAAAAGGAATTTCAAGAAGCATTAACATATGTAAATACACAGCTTGGCAAAACATACCCGCTTGTGATCGACGGTGAAAAAGTGGAAACTGAAGAGAAAATTACGTCTGTTAACCCAGCGAATATAAAAGAAGTGATTGGATATGTCTCTACAGTAAATAAAGATCTAGCAGAGCAAGCGATGCAGTCAGCTTTAAAAGCTTTTGAAACGTGGAAAAAATGGAAAGTAGAACATCGCGCGGATATTCTTTTCCGTGCAGCGGCCATCATCCGTCGCAGAAAGCATGAATTTTCTAGTTATCTTGTAAAAGAAGCAGGAAAGCCTTGGAACGAAGCAGATGCTGATACAGCAGAAGCAATTGATTTTTTAGAGTACTATGCACGTCAAGTCCTGACGTTAAAAGATGGTTCTCCAGTACAGAGTCGAGACGGTGAGTATAATCAGTACAATTATATTCCGCTTGGCGTAGGTATTATTATTTCACCATTTAACTTCCCGTTAGCTATCATGGCTGGAACAGCAGTAGCAGCTATCGTAACAGGCAACACGATTTTATTAAAGCCAGCTGATGCCACTCCTGTAGTAGCAGCGAAATTTGTAGAAGTAATGGAAGAAGCAGGTTTACCGAAAGGCGTATTAAA contains the following coding sequences:
- a CDS encoding LacI family DNA-binding transcriptional regulator, with the translated sequence MGVTIKDVANLANVAPSTVSRVIADSSRISEKTKQRVRSAMKELGYHPNIIARSLANQTTEAVGLVMPSSADKVFQNPFFPEVLRGISTGAHENKRAIYMSTGETEEEIFAEVVQMVQGRRVDGLILLYSKVDDQVLSYLQEQSVPFVVIGKPFKHSESITFVDNDNFKAGKEATEYLIESGHERIAFIGGSLELVVTIDRLTGYDKAIQKANIPYRDEYVIHEEFLQKGGKEAVCELLSLKERPTALVVADDLMALGVLNTLDEMGISVPEDISIVSFNNVLIAEMARPALTSIDINIFELGYQAVRCLIKQIETPYAVAEQVRVPHKMIKRQSCKTIQMTKR